A single genomic interval of Lacrimispora sphenoides JCM 1415 harbors:
- the nifJ gene encoding pyruvate:ferredoxin (flavodoxin) oxidoreductase, whose amino-acid sequence MARKMKTMDGNHAAAHASYAFTDVAAIYPITPSSPMAEATDEWATDGRTNIFGQKVQITEMQSEAGAAGAVHGSLAAGALTTTYTASQGLLLMIPNLYKIAGEQLPGVINVSARAVASHALSIFGDHSDVYACRQTGCAMLCESSVQEVMDLTPVAHMAALEGKVPFINFFDGFRTSHEIQKIETWDYEDLEEMVSMDAIDEFRRRALNPNHPELRGSAQNPDIFFQAREACNPYYDALPAIVQKYMDKVNAKIGTDYKLFNYYGAPDAEHVIISMGSVNDTIEETLDYLLASGNKVGVIKVRLYRPFSAQAFIDAIPDTVKTISVLDRTKEPGSLGEPLYLDVVAALKGTKFDQVKILTGRYGLGSKDTTPTQIVAVYDNKEKSPFTIGIVDDVTHLSLETGTPIVTTPEGTSNCKFWGLGADGTVGANKNSIKIIGDNTDMYAQAYFDYDSKKSGGVTMSHLRFGHKPIKSTYLIRQANFVACHNPAYIRKYNMVQELVDGGVFLLNCPWDAAGLEKHLPGQVKKFIADHNIRFYTIDGVKIGIETGMGQTRINTILQSAFFELTGIIPSEKANELMKAAAKATYGRKGEEIVMKNWAAIDAGAKGVVKVDVPESWKNCEDEGLDYKFITEGRKDAVDFVNNIQSKVNAQEGNSLPVSAFSDYVNGSTPSGSSAYEKRGIAVTIPGWVPENCIQCNFCSYVCPHAVIRSVALTEEEAARKPEEMKTLPMTGMPGYQFAVTVSAFDCTGCGSCANVCPGKKGEKALVMVNMEENCEEKQKVYDFGQTLPIKQEVIDKFKENTVKGSQFKKPLLEFSGACAGCGETPYAKLITQLFGDRMYIANATGCTSIWGNSSPSTPYTVNAKGQGPAWANSLFEDNAEFGYGMMLAQSAIRGGLKAKVEEVMNSEKASVEIKAACKEYLDTFEAGATNGSATDKLVAALDGIECDTCKAIIKDKDFLAKKSQWIFGGDGWAYDIGFGGVDHVLASGRDINVMVFDTEIYSNTGGQSSKATKTGAVAQFAAGGKETRKKDLASIAMSYGYVYVAQIAMGADYAQTVKAIAEAEAYPGPSLIIAYAPCISHGIKKGMSKAQTEEKLAVECGYWNNFRYNPAAEKKFTLDSKAPALEGYQEFLKGEVRYASLAMKNPERAAELFAKNEADAKERYEYLQKLVTLYGND is encoded by the coding sequence ATGGCAAGAAAAATGAAAACCATGGATGGTAACCATGCAGCAGCTCATGCGTCATACGCATTTACTGATGTAGCGGCTATCTATCCGATTACCCCATCTTCACCTATGGCTGAAGCAACAGATGAATGGGCGACAGACGGAAGAACCAATATCTTCGGTCAGAAAGTACAGATTACAGAGATGCAGTCTGAGGCAGGTGCAGCAGGTGCAGTACACGGTTCCTTAGCAGCAGGTGCGCTGACCACCACCTATACAGCTTCTCAGGGTCTTTTACTGATGATCCCGAACCTTTATAAAATCGCAGGCGAGCAGTTACCAGGTGTAATCAACGTATCCGCACGTGCAGTTGCAAGCCATGCTTTATCTATCTTTGGTGACCACTCCGACGTATATGCTTGCCGTCAGACAGGCTGCGCTATGTTATGCGAATCCAGCGTACAGGAAGTTATGGACTTAACTCCGGTTGCTCATATGGCAGCACTCGAGGGAAAAGTACCATTTATTAACTTCTTCGACGGTTTCCGCACATCCCACGAGATCCAGAAGATCGAAACCTGGGATTATGAGGACTTAGAAGAGATGGTAAGTATGGACGCGATTGACGAATTCCGTCGCCGTGCATTAAATCCAAACCATCCGGAATTAAGAGGTTCCGCTCAGAACCCTGATATTTTCTTCCAGGCAAGAGAAGCCTGCAACCCTTATTATGATGCTCTGCCTGCAATTGTTCAGAAATACATGGATAAGGTTAACGCAAAGATCGGAACTGATTATAAATTATTCAATTACTACGGCGCACCGGATGCAGAGCACGTAATCATTTCCATGGGTTCTGTAAACGATACCATAGAGGAAACTCTTGACTATCTTCTGGCTTCCGGAAACAAGGTAGGTGTAATCAAGGTTCGCTTATACCGTCCTTTCTCTGCACAGGCTTTCATTGATGCAATCCCGGATACCGTTAAGACCATTTCTGTATTAGACAGAACAAAAGAGCCAGGTTCCTTAGGCGAGCCGTTATACCTTGATGTTGTTGCAGCTCTTAAGGGAACTAAGTTTGATCAGGTTAAGATCTTAACCGGCCGTTATGGTTTAGGTTCCAAGGATACAACACCAACTCAGATCGTTGCTGTTTATGATAACAAGGAGAAGAGTCCGTTTACGATCGGTATTGTAGATGATGTGACCCATCTCTCTCTTGAGACAGGCACACCAATCGTTACCACTCCGGAAGGAACTTCAAACTGTAAGTTCTGGGGTCTTGGTGCAGATGGTACCGTAGGTGCCAACAAAAACTCCATAAAGATCATCGGTGACAACACTGACATGTACGCTCAGGCTTACTTTGATTATGACTCTAAAAAGTCCGGCGGTGTTACCATGTCTCACTTACGTTTTGGACACAAGCCGATCAAGTCTACTTACCTGATCCGTCAGGCTAACTTTGTGGCTTGTCACAATCCTGCTTATATCCGTAAGTACAACATGGTTCAGGAACTGGTTGACGGCGGTGTCTTCTTATTAAACTGTCCATGGGATGCAGCTGGTCTTGAGAAGCATCTGCCAGGACAGGTGAAGAAGTTCATTGCTGACCACAACATCAGATTCTACACCATCGATGGTGTAAAGATCGGTATTGAGACCGGTATGGGCCAGACACGTATCAACACCATCCTTCAGTCCGCATTCTTCGAGCTGACCGGAATCATTCCTTCCGAGAAGGCGAACGAACTGATGAAGGCTGCTGCAAAGGCAACCTACGGACGCAAGGGTGAAGAAATCGTTATGAAGAACTGGGCAGCCATCGATGCAGGTGCAAAGGGCGTTGTTAAGGTAGACGTTCCTGAAAGCTGGAAAAACTGCGAAGATGAAGGACTTGATTATAAGTTTATTACGGAAGGCAGAAAGGATGCCGTTGATTTCGTTAATAACATTCAGTCTAAGGTAAATGCACAGGAAGGAAATTCCCTGCCTGTATCCGCATTCAGCGATTATGTCAATGGTTCCACACCATCCGGCTCTTCCGCATACGAGAAGCGCGGTATTGCAGTTACTATTCCTGGCTGGGTTCCAGAAAACTGTATCCAGTGTAACTTCTGTTCCTATGTATGTCCTCATGCTGTTATCCGTTCCGTAGCTCTTACTGAGGAAGAAGCAGCAAGAAAGCCAGAGGAGATGAAGACTCTTCCGATGACAGGCATGCCAGGATACCAGTTCGCTGTGACTGTATCTGCATTTGACTGTACAGGCTGTGGTTCCTGTGCAAACGTATGTCCTGGAAAGAAGGGCGAGAAGGCTCTTGTTATGGTCAACATGGAAGAAAACTGCGAAGAGAAGCAGAAAGTATATGATTTCGGCCAGACACTTCCGATCAAGCAGGAAGTTATCGACAAGTTTAAAGAGAATACCGTTAAGGGCAGCCAGTTTAAGAAACCTCTTCTTGAGTTCTCAGGAGCATGTGCAGGCTGTGGCGAGACACCTTATGCAAAACTGATCACCCAGTTATTCGGCGACAGAATGTATATTGCAAACGCAACCGGATGTACTTCCATCTGGGGCAACTCCTCACCATCCACACCTTATACCGTAAATGCAAAGGGACAGGGTCCTGCATGGGCAAACTCCTTATTCGAAGATAATGCAGAGTTCGGTTACGGTATGATGCTGGCTCAGAGCGCTATCAGAGGCGGCTTAAAGGCCAAAGTTGAAGAGGTTATGAATTCCGAGAAGGCTTCCGTTGAAATCAAGGCAGCTTGCAAGGAATACCTGGATACCTTTGAGGCAGGCGCAACCAATGGTTCTGCAACCGATAAGTTAGTTGCAGCATTAGACGGCATTGAGTGTGATACCTGCAAGGCTATCATTAAGGATAAGGATTTCCTTGCTAAGAAATCTCAGTGGATATTCGGCGGCGACGGCTGGGCTTATGATATCGGCTTCGGCGGTGTTGACCACGTACTTGCAAGCGGCAGGGATATTAACGTTATGGTATTTGATACAGAGATCTATTCCAATACCGGCGGACAGTCCTCTAAGGCTACCAAGACAGGTGCTGTTGCTCAGTTCGCAGCAGGCGGTAAGGAAACAAGAAAGAAAGATCTTGCAAGCATCGCTATGAGCTATGGTTATGTATACGTTGCACAGATCGCCATGGGCGCTGATTATGCACAGACTGTTAAGGCAATCGCTGAGGCAGAGGCATATCCAGGACCATCTCTGATCATCGCTTATGCTCCATGTATCAGCCATGGTATCAAGAAGGGCATGTCCAAGGCTCAGACAGAAGAGAAGCTGGCTGTTGAGTGCGGTTACTGGAACAACTTCCGCTACAATCCAGCTGCTGAGAAGAAGTTCACCTTAGACAGCAAGGCTCCTGCATTAGAAGGATACCAGGAATTCTTAAAGGGAGAGGTTCGTTATGCTTCCCTGGCTATGAAGAATCCTGAGAGAGCAGCTGAATTATTTGCAAAGAATGAGGCAGATGCGAAAGAGCGGTATGAATACCTGCAGAAGCTGGTTACTTTATACGGCAATGATTAA
- a CDS encoding DUF4397 domain-containing protein — MESLFYMQNDTDIEPNMPPAPEEDEFPADEENGNNKDETGGKPLEEPPQPVPDFPLSETGPDGTGTSIITVFPKPIIPCYYCETDQNGLVRFLNAVAGYQPFLIYINNQLAVNGLSNGEMSQYGRVSAGEQTITVGGLDGYVYVVKRITVPVDRAVTVAIINTDHGLDLMVILDMYCNAGINTGCFRVCNLSITNQGVHVILNGQSITFFDVNYMQVTSFQYVSTGFYMVSVSNNIAHNGKLLLTSDMYIRGNASYTLYVFNWSNVEDAIRILIVEDRRP, encoded by the coding sequence ATGGAAAGTTTATTTTATATGCAGAATGATACGGATATAGAGCCGAATATGCCGCCAGCTCCGGAAGAAGACGAGTTTCCAGCGGATGAAGAAAACGGGAACAATAAAGATGAAACTGGGGGGAAACCACTAGAGGAACCACCACAGCCTGTACCCGATTTTCCGCTTTCGGAAACAGGTCCTGATGGTACCGGGACCTCTATTATCACGGTATTCCCAAAGCCAATCATTCCGTGCTACTATTGCGAGACGGATCAAAACGGTCTTGTCCGGTTTTTAAATGCGGTAGCCGGCTATCAGCCATTTCTTATTTATATCAACAATCAGCTGGCTGTGAACGGATTGAGTAACGGAGAAATGAGCCAGTATGGCCGGGTTTCTGCAGGAGAGCAGACCATAACCGTAGGCGGGCTGGATGGATATGTATACGTTGTAAAGCGGATTACGGTTCCAGTTGACCGTGCGGTTACTGTCGCGATCATCAATACGGATCACGGACTGGATTTGATGGTAATTTTGGATATGTATTGCAATGCCGGAATTAACACAGGCTGTTTCCGTGTATGCAACTTATCCATAACAAACCAAGGGGTTCATGTGATCCTAAATGGACAAAGCATAACGTTCTTTGATGTAAATTATATGCAAGTGACCAGCTTCCAGTATGTCTCAACAGGCTTTTATATGGTCTCAGTGTCTAACAACATCGCACATAACGGTAAACTCCTTTTGACCTCTGATATGTATATACGGGGCAATGCTTCCTATACCTTGTACGTATTTAACTGGAGTAATGTGGAGGATGCCATTCGTATTCTGATTGTTGAAGACCGAAGGCCTTAG
- a CDS encoding GntR family transcriptional regulator, whose protein sequence is MILLDYKDRRPIYEQVVEKLKDLMICGVLEQDAQLPSVRVLATDLSINPNTIQRAYAELERRGFIYSVKGRGSFVADSSSIRALKNSELKKELLNWIQEAKRAGLTEDKAHAWIAEEWVRQEYLTGEEREDDKSRESDKKV, encoded by the coding sequence ATGATACTGCTTGATTACAAAGACCGCAGGCCAATATACGAGCAGGTTGTAGAAAAGCTAAAGGATCTTATGATTTGCGGCGTGTTGGAACAGGATGCGCAGCTGCCGTCTGTCCGCGTTTTGGCAACAGACTTATCCATTAATCCCAATACAATCCAGAGAGCTTATGCGGAGCTGGAGCGAAGAGGATTCATCTATTCCGTGAAAGGAAGAGGCAGCTTTGTGGCAGATTCCAGTTCCATTCGTGCGCTTAAGAACAGTGAACTGAAAAAGGAGCTTCTTAACTGGATCCAGGAAGCAAAACGGGCAGGTCTGACAGAGGATAAAGCTCATGCATGGATTGCAGAGGAATGGGTAAGACAGGAATATTTGACCGGGGAGGAGAGAGAGGATGATAAAAGCAGAGAATCTGACAAAAAAGTTTGA
- a CDS encoding ABC transporter ATP-binding protein: MIKAENLTKKFDDIVAVDHVSAQIRDGNVFGLIGTNGAGKSTFLRMMSGILKPDEGSVTIDGEQIFENEKVKGRFFYISDDQYYFNNASPLDMMEFYSRIYPQFNKERFHNLLGSFGLEARRKVHTFSKGMKKQLSVICGICANTDYLFCDETFDGLDPVMRQAVKSIFANDMSERNLTPIIASHNLRELEDICDHVGLLHRGGILLSRDLDDMKLNIHKLQCVLKDGMTAEDLTALQRIKTETRGKLYTITVRGTREEVEGLMESYQPVFYEIIPLSLEEIFISETEVAGYDIKKLIL; this comes from the coding sequence ATGATAAAAGCAGAGAATCTGACAAAAAAGTTTGACGATATAGTGGCAGTGGACCATGTAAGCGCACAGATACGGGATGGAAATGTATTTGGCCTCATTGGAACCAATGGAGCTGGAAAAAGTACATTTTTAAGGATGATGAGCGGTATCTTAAAGCCTGATGAAGGAAGTGTTACCATCGATGGAGAACAGATCTTTGAAAATGAAAAGGTGAAAGGCCGGTTTTTCTACATTTCCGACGACCAATACTATTTTAATAACGCTTCACCCCTTGATATGATGGAGTTCTACAGCAGGATCTACCCCCAGTTTAACAAGGAACGCTTCCACAATCTTTTAGGAAGTTTCGGACTGGAAGCCCGGAGAAAGGTCCACACTTTTTCTAAGGGTATGAAAAAACAGCTTTCCGTCATTTGCGGGATATGTGCCAATACGGATTATCTTTTCTGTGATGAAACCTTTGACGGACTTGATCCGGTGATGCGCCAGGCAGTTAAGAGCATATTTGCAAATGATATGTCTGAGAGAAATTTAACTCCTATCATTGCTTCCCATAACTTAAGAGAGTTAGAGGATATCTGCGATCATGTGGGTCTTCTTCACAGGGGAGGGATACTGCTTTCCAGGGATTTAGATGATATGAAACTCAACATCCATAAGCTGCAGTGTGTTTTAAAAGATGGGATGACTGCCGAAGACTTAACAGCTCTGCAGCGTATTAAGACTGAAACAAGAGGAAAACTCTATACCATTACGGTTAGAGGAACCAGAGAAGAAGTGGAAGGGCTGATGGAATCTTACCAACCGGTTTTTTATGAGATTATCCCATTATCTCTGGAAGAAATATTCATTAGCGAGACGGAGGTGGCAGGATATGACATCAAAAAGCTTATTTTATAA
- a CDS encoding DUF6449 domain-containing protein: MTSKSLFYNLLREDGKRRLWSMALSFLVFFFTFPVGIALSLSERMRGEIDLTYIISTLKSWLGFQNGWVAAVIIILSLIMGVTSFSYLHSRQKVDFYHGIPVNRKHLFWVNYFNGILIPAAVYGVNLIIAMGVIAVNGISPVEVWKTALSGFLLFMIHYCMMYSVTVISMILTGNVLVGILGNLVLQFYFVCVIGILEYCYSSFFYTSYRAGGNVFNRFMDKCSAFALFMVNLDRLQPGSPAGTKTVRILAVLAVTVVLTLLSFWLYKKRGSEAAGRAMAFKISMPVIRIPIVVLSSLGGSIFFWSMRSSVGWGIFGLICGMLLSHCVIEIIYHFEFRKLFCHWKQMGACALLAAVIFCGFRYDLFGYDGYIPSEASIESVAVSMSDVNYWVSYGSAKQNSLGEYYWEYQDSDEYIFNHMKLKDTAPVLALVRDAVDRNQKLHHGDDYSDTWDNGSISYNFSIKYTLKNGKNIYRTYHLSGDEVRPEIAEIFENQEFAKAVYPILLQTSEDTAWVRISRGEQTNVVSRDRNGTEKAMTDKLLLVYQEDLKNLKVETMEKEYPLATIQFLTKMQANAETKREEVQSSWKYSDVTSRGYYPVYPSFKNTLELLKECEVDVESWNSLENVKEINIDAYQFNDYRSTYEDKGSQYLTITDEEQISQIMSFAAIDGYSNMNPFGGRGEERISFSAVTESGGRRSETSCTIPLNQLPDSVKNEINKIKKDV; the protein is encoded by the coding sequence ATGACATCAAAAAGCTTATTTTATAATCTATTAAGAGAAGATGGCAAAAGACGCCTTTGGTCCATGGCTCTGTCATTTTTAGTGTTTTTCTTTACCTTTCCGGTGGGAATTGCACTATCTTTAAGTGAACGAATGAGAGGAGAAATTGATCTTACGTATATTATCTCCACCCTGAAATCCTGGCTGGGCTTTCAGAACGGCTGGGTTGCGGCAGTGATTATAATCCTGTCACTTATTATGGGAGTGACCAGCTTCTCTTATCTTCATTCCAGGCAGAAGGTGGATTTTTATCACGGTATTCCGGTAAACAGGAAGCATTTGTTCTGGGTGAATTATTTTAATGGAATTCTTATTCCGGCAGCCGTATATGGGGTGAATTTGATCATTGCCATGGGAGTGATTGCAGTGAACGGCATTTCTCCTGTGGAGGTATGGAAAACAGCCCTTTCAGGATTCCTGCTGTTTATGATCCACTACTGCATGATGTATTCCGTGACTGTGATATCCATGATTCTTACAGGAAATGTTCTGGTCGGAATTCTTGGAAATCTGGTATTGCAATTTTATTTTGTATGTGTGATCGGAATTCTGGAATACTGCTATAGCAGCTTTTTCTATACCAGCTACCGGGCAGGCGGGAATGTATTTAACAGGTTCATGGATAAATGCTCGGCATTTGCCCTGTTCATGGTAAACTTAGATCGGCTGCAGCCAGGGAGTCCGGCAGGAACTAAGACTGTCAGGATTTTAGCGGTTCTTGCCGTAACAGTAGTTTTGACCCTCCTTTCTTTCTGGCTGTATAAAAAGAGAGGCTCAGAAGCAGCAGGAAGAGCCATGGCATTTAAGATCAGCATGCCGGTCATCAGGATTCCGATTGTGGTTTTATCGTCTCTTGGCGGAAGTATTTTTTTCTGGTCCATGCGTTCCAGCGTAGGCTGGGGAATATTCGGACTGATTTGCGGAATGCTTTTATCCCACTGCGTCATAGAGATCATTTATCATTTTGAATTCAGAAAACTGTTTTGCCATTGGAAACAGATGGGAGCCTGTGCCTTGTTGGCGGCAGTGATATTCTGCGGCTTCCGTTATGATTTGTTTGGGTATGACGGATATATACCGTCTGAAGCCTCCATCGAATCCGTTGCGGTTTCCATGTCGGATGTGAACTACTGGGTTTCTTATGGAAGCGCAAAGCAGAATTCCCTGGGAGAATATTACTGGGAGTATCAGGATTCTGATGAATATATATTCAACCATATGAAGCTTAAGGATACGGCGCCGGTTCTGGCCCTGGTACGTGATGCTGTGGACAGGAACCAGAAGCTGCATCATGGAGATGATTATTCTGATACGTGGGACAATGGAAGTATAAGCTATAATTTTTCCATAAAATACACGCTTAAAAACGGCAAGAATATTTACCGCACCTACCATTTATCCGGAGATGAAGTCCGGCCGGAGATCGCGGAGATCTTTGAGAACCAGGAGTTTGCAAAAGCTGTTTATCCCATCCTTCTCCAGACTTCGGAAGATACTGCCTGGGTCAGGATAAGCAGGGGAGAGCAGACCAATGTTGTCAGCCGTGACAGAAACGGTACAGAGAAAGCCATGACAGATAAATTACTCCTTGTCTATCAGGAGGATCTAAAAAACTTAAAGGTGGAAACCATGGAAAAGGAATATCCGTTGGCTACCATCCAGTTTTTAACAAAGATGCAGGCAAATGCGGAAACAAAGCGGGAAGAAGTCCAGAGCTCCTGGAAATACAGCGATGTTACCTCAAGAGGGTATTATCCGGTCTATCCTTCCTTTAAAAACACACTGGAACTATTGAAAGAGTGTGAGGTTGACGTAGAGAGCTGGAATAGCCTGGAAAATGTCAAAGAAATCAATATCGATGCCTATCAGTTTAATGATTATCGTTCCACATATGAAGATAAAGGCTCTCAATATTTAACAATTACCGATGAGGAACAGATTAGTCAGATCATGAGCTTTGCAGCAATCGATGGATATTCCAACATGAATCCTTTTGGCGGCAGGGGAGAGGAACGGATCAGCTTCTCAGCTGTAACGGAATCAGGGGGAAGAAGAAGTGAAACTTCCTGTACCATTCCTTTGAATCAATTACCGGATTCCGTTAAAAATGAAATCAATAAGATAAAAAAAGACGTGTAA
- a CDS encoding zinc ribbon domain-containing protein, whose product MAFFEELGKTLSDTGKEVATKAKALTETIQLKTQISVEKTKLEEAYAVIGKQFYEANKEPDEAYAKAYEAVRASRERIAALEIELSQSEGTRICAECGAKVPKSSYYCGKCGAPVKEAAQKTDTEEDIVEEVEPEAPAEEVNPTAGINTVSEDAFEPTEEQE is encoded by the coding sequence ATGGCATTTTTTGAAGAGCTGGGAAAGACACTTAGTGATACCGGCAAAGAGGTTGCAACCAAGGCAAAAGCGCTGACTGAGACGATACAGCTAAAGACGCAGATCAGTGTAGAGAAAACAAAGCTGGAAGAAGCTTATGCGGTCATCGGTAAACAATTTTACGAAGCGAACAAAGAGCCGGATGAAGCTTATGCAAAGGCTTACGAAGCTGTTAGGGCCAGCCGGGAAAGAATTGCCGCTCTGGAGATCGAACTGAGCCAAAGTGAGGGAACCCGTATCTGTGCGGAGTGTGGAGCTAAAGTTCCAAAAAGTTCCTATTACTGTGGAAAGTGCGGTGCTCCTGTAAAGGAAGCAGCCCAGAAGACTGATACAGAAGAAGATATTGTGGAGGAAGTGGAACCGGAAGCGCCTGCAGAGGAAGTAAATCCAACAGCCGGAATTAATACGGTTAGTGAAGACGCTTTTGAACCTACAGAAGAACAGGAATAG
- a CDS encoding LTA synthase family protein — MKRYVKWFGRLFALAAIINVFIELVSRKSLPSLGFYIWRSFPVFLLNTLIIALPFTIVFVTKRKAFACITISLIWCFMGVVNGILLIFRTTPFTAADFRLIKYAVSLATVYFTWMQIIFIGAGIVSAVIFIAAVWRKAPVSKEKVRYGLGAGLIAISGVVVLGLTSAAMNTGLVAVHFGNIGEAFKSYGFPYCFSNSMFNTGISKPEGYGTETMEEIRDEELVPENTYALSEDTKPNVIMIQLESFFDPSLWKNNPVNYDPIPFFHHLQQSYPGGYLSVPSVGAGTANTEFETITGMNLDFFGPGEYPYKTVLKKTPCESVAFDLKNLGYSAHAIHNNEATFYDRNRVFSQLGFDTFTPIEYMNNVERNPTGWCKDKILTGEIIRTLDSTAGPDFIYTISVQGHGKYPNFEYYCQQIGEMDQFIRSLVNTLRTRKEPIVLVMYGDHLPGFEWSEDEMKNRSLFQTEYVIWNNMNLPVEKKNVEAYQLAAHVLDMLNIHEGTMMRFHQNYFSNPETEEESYLRDMKTLEYDILYGSREVYGGESPYQSTNLKIGIDDIVVDHVVYNDSNVLVYGENFTPYSRICFDGKAVETTFVWPELIIAKGVPEKKMKDSALSVWQIGRDKVPLGESKTHHWTNRIRDLN, encoded by the coding sequence ATGAAACGATATGTCAAATGGTTTGGAAGGCTTTTTGCGCTTGCTGCCATTATCAATGTCTTTATTGAACTGGTCAGCAGAAAATCGCTGCCAAGCCTTGGTTTTTATATATGGAGAAGTTTTCCGGTTTTTCTATTGAATACTCTGATCATCGCCCTTCCCTTTACCATTGTATTTGTGACGAAGCGGAAGGCATTTGCCTGCATTACCATATCGTTGATATGGTGTTTTATGGGAGTGGTTAACGGCATCCTGCTTATCTTTCGGACTACCCCCTTTACTGCGGCAGATTTTCGTCTGATAAAGTATGCGGTCAGCCTGGCCACGGTTTATTTTACCTGGATGCAGATTATCTTTATTGGAGCCGGCATTGTATCAGCAGTTATATTTATAGCCGCAGTTTGGCGCAAAGCGCCTGTTTCTAAGGAAAAAGTCCGGTACGGCCTTGGAGCAGGGCTTATAGCCATAAGTGGAGTGGTTGTGCTGGGACTGACAAGCGCCGCTATGAATACGGGACTGGTGGCAGTTCATTTCGGCAATATCGGAGAGGCATTTAAAAGCTATGGTTTTCCATACTGCTTTTCCAATTCCATGTTTAACACCGGTATATCCAAGCCGGAGGGATATGGGACCGAGACAATGGAAGAGATCCGGGATGAGGAACTGGTTCCGGAGAACACGTATGCTCTGTCTGAGGATACAAAGCCGAATGTGATCATGATTCAGCTGGAATCCTTTTTTGATCCTTCTTTATGGAAAAACAATCCGGTAAATTATGATCCCATCCCGTTTTTCCATCACCTTCAACAGAGTTATCCGGGAGGTTATTTAAGTGTACCCTCTGTGGGTGCAGGAACCGCAAATACGGAGTTTGAAACGATTACAGGAATGAATCTGGATTTTTTCGGCCCGGGAGAGTATCCCTATAAAACCGTGCTAAAGAAAACTCCCTGCGAAAGTGTGGCCTTTGATCTAAAAAACTTAGGTTACAGTGCCCATGCGATCCATAACAATGAGGCAACTTTTTATGACAGGAACCGGGTGTTTTCCCAGCTTGGCTTTGATACCTTTACCCCCATTGAATATATGAATAACGTAGAAAGAAATCCAACGGGCTGGTGCAAGGACAAGATTCTCACCGGTGAGATCATCAGGACACTGGATTCTACGGCAGGCCCTGATTTTATCTATACCATTTCTGTTCAGGGACATGGGAAATATCCAAACTTTGAGTATTACTGCCAGCAGATCGGAGAGATGGATCAGTTTATCCGTTCTCTTGTCAACACCCTGCGGACCAGGAAGGAACCCATTGTTTTGGTCATGTACGGGGATCATTTACCTGGATTTGAGTGGTCAGAGGATGAGATGAAGAACCGTTCCCTGTTTCAAACCGAATATGTGATATGGAACAACATGAATCTTCCTGTGGAGAAAAAGAATGTGGAGGCTTATCAGCTTGCAGCTCATGTATTGGATATGCTTAACATTCATGAGGGAACAATGATGAGGTTTCATCAGAACTATTTCAGTAATCCTGAAACAGAAGAAGAAAGTTATTTAAGGGATATGAAGACTCTGGAATATGATATTCTTTATGGAAGCCGTGAAGTGTACGGCGGAGAAAGTCCTTACCAGTCCACAAACCTTAAGATTGGAATTGATGATATCGTTGTTGACCATGTGGTGTACAATGATTCCAATGTTCTGGTTTACGGGGAAAATTTCACTCCATATTCCAGGATCTGCTTTGACGGAAAGGCTGTAGAGACCACGTTTGTATGGCCGGAGCTTATTATTGCAAAAGGTGTTCCTGAAAAGAAGATGAAGGATTCAGCGCTTTCTGTTTGGCAGATCGGAAGGGACAAGGTCCCACTTGGAGAGAGCAAAACCCATCACTGGACGAACAGGATCAGAGATTTGAATTGA